The following coding sequences are from one Aliarcobacter skirrowii CCUG 10374 window:
- a CDS encoding metal ABC transporter permease, with amino-acid sequence MLEILQYSFIQNALIAGVLISIAAGIIGTLVVVNKITFLTGGIAHSAYGGIGIAIFLGIPVLFGATIFAVITAIIIAIITLKNRSRIDAIIGMMWASGMAIGIIFVDLTPGYNVDLMSYLFGSIIAVSSEDIIYMTLLDIFIIAIVVYFYKEILSVSYDSEFASLRGINVKFFYTLILILSALCVVAAIKAVGLILVIALLTIPTYLAEAFSSKLSTMMIISSILATIFTLCGLIVSYIFDISSGASIIMVAVVALGVVKLIKYRK; translated from the coding sequence ATGTTAGAAATTTTACAATATAGCTTTATTCAAAATGCTTTAATAGCTGGAGTTTTAATCTCTATTGCAGCTGGAATAATTGGAACTTTGGTAGTAGTAAATAAAATTACTTTTTTAACAGGTGGAATAGCTCACAGCGCTTATGGAGGAATAGGAATAGCAATATTTTTAGGAATACCAGTTTTATTTGGGGCAACTATTTTTGCTGTAATAACTGCAATAATAATCGCTATTATTACTTTAAAAAATAGAAGCAGAATTGATGCAATAATTGGTATGATGTGGGCAAGTGGAATGGCTATTGGAATTATATTTGTGGATTTAACTCCTGGATACAATGTAGATTTAATGAGCTATTTGTTTGGAAGTATTATTGCTGTTTCAAGTGAAGATATTATTTATATGACTCTTTTAGATATTTTTATTATAGCAATTGTTGTATATTTTTATAAAGAGATTTTATCTGTATCATATGATAGTGAGTTTGCAAGCTTAAGAGGAATAAATGTTAAGTTTTTTTATACACTAATTTTAATATTATCAGCACTTTGCGTAGTTGCTGCTATAAAAGCTGTTGGACTTATTTTGGTAATTGCACTTCTTACAATTCCAACATATTTAGCCGAGGCTTTTTCTTCTAAACTTTCAACTATGATGATTATTAGTTCAATTTTAGCTACAATATTCACACTATGTGGACTTATAGTTTCATACATTTTTGACATAAGTTCAGGAGCTAGTATAATAATGGTCGCAGTTGTTGCTTTAGGAGTTGTAAAGCTAATAAAATATAGAAAATAA
- a CDS encoding CvfB family protein translates to MDEKIKQGVVNTLRVNRVSEPGIYLISADETEVLLPNAYVKKEMAIDSLLDVFIYTDSEDRLVATTLKPYLYLNEFANLKIVDSAKFGYFVDIGLAKDLLVPKNRQKGTYNIGSYKVLQMQFDERTNRLIASEKYFLENEPKDLKQGDEVEIILYSKTPLGFKVIVNNSYEGMIFHSEIFENLKIGDKKRAYVKNLRDDEKLDISLQKIGQKVDTEKVLDILKANGGSLNFTYKSDAENIKDVFAMSKKAFKATLTKLIDDKKIRLEEDKICLI, encoded by the coding sequence ATAGATGAAAAAATAAAACAAGGTGTTGTAAACACTTTAAGAGTAAATAGAGTTAGTGAACCTGGAATTTACCTAATAAGCGCAGATGAAACGGAAGTTTTATTACCAAATGCTTATGTAAAAAAAGAGATGGCTATTGATAGTTTACTAGATGTTTTTATATATACAGATAGTGAAGATAGATTAGTTGCAACTACTTTAAAACCATATTTGTATTTAAATGAATTTGCAAATTTAAAGATTGTTGATAGTGCAAAATTTGGTTATTTTGTAGATATTGGTTTAGCAAAAGATTTGCTAGTTCCAAAAAATAGACAAAAAGGAACTTATAATATTGGTTCATATAAAGTTTTACAAATGCAATTTGATGAAAGAACAAATAGATTAATTGCAAGTGAAAAATACTTTTTAGAAAATGAGCCAAAAGATTTAAAACAAGGTGATGAGGTAGAGATAATTTTATACTCAAAAACACCACTAGGATTTAAAGTTATTGTAAATAATAGTTACGAGGGTATGATTTTTCACTCTGAAATTTTTGAAAATTTAAAAATAGGTGATAAAAAAAGAGCTTATGTAAAAAATCTTAGAGATGATGAAAAGCTAGATATTAGTTTGCAAAAAATAGGTCAAAAAGTTGATACAGAAAAAGTTTTAGATATTTTAAAGGCAAATGGTGGAAGTTTAAACTTTACATATAAAAGTGATGCTGAAAATATAAAAGATGTTTTTGCTATGAGTAAAAAAGCATTTAAAGCCACTTTAACAAAGCTAATTGATGATAAAAAGATAAGATTAGAAGAAGATAAAATTTGCTTGATATAA
- the prx-suh gene encoding thiol peroxidase Prx-SUH, translating to MATVKFKNDLEVNLSGAELNVGDLAPVVTAVAENLSDIQIGGKQGKVQVVVAVPSLDTGVCAAEARRFNVEAAKLENVEVVIVSMDLPFAMKRFCTTEGIENLKVASDFRAKAFAKSYGVLQANGPLAGLTARAIFIINASGKVTYKQIVPEITSEPNYDEVLEAIKDSSTTSCCGSCH from the coding sequence ATGGCAACAGTAAAATTTAAAAATGATTTAGAGGTAAATTTAAGTGGAGCAGAGCTTAATGTTGGAGATTTAGCTCCAGTTGTAACAGCAGTTGCTGAAAATTTAAGTGATATTCAAATTGGTGGTAAACAAGGAAAAGTTCAAGTAGTTGTTGCTGTTCCATCTCTTGATACAGGTGTTTGTGCAGCAGAAGCTAGAAGATTCAATGTTGAAGCAGCAAAGCTAGAGAATGTAGAAGTTGTTATTGTATCTATGGATTTACCATTTGCAATGAAAAGATTTTGTACAACAGAAGGAATAGAAAATCTTAAAGTTGCATCTGATTTTAGAGCAAAAGCTTTTGCAAAATCTTATGGAGTTTTACAAGCAAATGGACCTTTAGCTGGTTTAACAGCACGTGCTATATTTATAATTAATGCATCTGGTAAAGTAACTTATAAACAAATTGTTCCAGAAATTACAAGTGAACCAAACTATGATGAGGTTTTAGAAGCAATAAAAGATTCAAGTACAACTTCTTGTTGTGGAAGTTGTCACTAA
- a CDS encoding NnrS family protein, whose protein sequence is MNLWYKKFISQPHQPFFTNGMIFFILFMTLFVFSYKNIIDINSTVLTYHAYTLIFVVFIQFFLGFLFVVFPKFLMQAEIESKDYMRQFYIYFIASIGILLSLIFYSKFTILFQVLILFAQAMSFFLLYSIHKKSTLKDKNDTKWVLIAFSTGLISQLLFIVSQFDLKYSYLFSKIAINSGFYLFLFMIIFTISQRMIPFFTRVMVPEYKINRSNKLLDIFFVLLLIKVLVLSFEDTRLNLFIDIPIFLFILRELFIWKLPTFKTPPIVWILHLGLYWIVIAFFISIIESVFAFINPNFYFEKIVIHTLAIGYFVTVLVGFGTRVILGHSGRKIETKLFALIIFIAVQFLALIRVFTSISSNFDFNYIFFIELSAFLLIVALVIWSLKYITILVENEKKVEKKSNWKA, encoded by the coding sequence ATGAATCTTTGGTACAAAAAATTCATCTCTCAACCACATCAACCTTTTTTTACAAATGGTATGATTTTTTTTATACTTTTTATGACACTTTTTGTTTTTTCTTACAAAAATATAATAGATATTAACTCAACAGTTTTAACATATCATGCTTATACACTTATTTTTGTTGTTTTTATACAGTTTTTTTTAGGTTTTTTATTTGTTGTTTTTCCAAAATTTTTGATGCAAGCAGAGATTGAATCAAAAGATTATATGAGACAATTTTATATCTATTTTATAGCTAGTATTGGAATTTTATTATCTTTAATTTTTTATTCCAAATTTACTATTTTATTTCAAGTTCTTATCTTATTTGCACAAGCTATGAGTTTTTTTCTTCTATATTCTATTCATAAAAAAAGTACATTAAAAGATAAAAACGATACAAAATGGGTTTTAATAGCTTTTAGTACAGGTTTGATATCCCAACTACTTTTTATAGTTTCACAATTTGATTTAAAATACTCATATCTGTTTTCAAAAATAGCAATAAACAGTGGATTTTATCTATTCTTATTTATGATAATTTTTACAATATCTCAAAGAATGATACCTTTTTTTACAAGAGTTATGGTTCCAGAATATAAAATAAATAGAAGCAATAAATTGCTTGATATATTTTTTGTATTACTTTTAATAAAAGTATTAGTTTTGAGTTTTGAAGATACAAGATTAAATCTATTTATAGATATACCAATATTTTTATTTATTTTAAGAGAACTTTTTATTTGGAAACTTCCAACATTTAAAACTCCACCAATAGTTTGGATTTTGCACTTAGGTTTGTATTGGATAGTTATTGCATTTTTCATATCTATTATTGAATCAGTTTTTGCTTTTATAAATCCAAATTTTTATTTTGAAAAAATTGTTATTCATACTTTAGCTATTGGATATTTTGTTACAGTTTTAGTTGGCTTTGGAACTAGAGTAATACTTGGTCACTCTGGAAGAAAAATTGAGACAAAACTTTTTGCATTGATAATATTTATTGCAGTTCAATTTTTAGCATTAATTAGAGTTTTTACATCAATAAGTTCAAATTTTGATTTTAATTATATATTTTTTATTGAGCTAAGTGCCTTTTTATTGATAGTTGCATTAGTTATTTGGTCTTTAAAGTATATAACTATTTTAGTTGAAAATGAAAAAAAAGTTGAAAAAAAATCTAATTGGAAAGCATAA